In Halapricum desulfuricans, a single window of DNA contains:
- the pyrH gene encoding UMP kinase encodes MKTVVSIGGSVLVPDLDAGRVEAYADVIGSLAAAGHDLGVVVGGGPTAREYIGAARSLGANEGELDQLGIDTTRLNARLLLAALDEDLASPTVPTDYEEAAESLHRDRVVVMGGVVPAQTTDAVSAALAEYVDADRLVFATSVPGVFDADPNEDPDAERYEEMTASELVKLVARGESLGSAGSNAPIDLLAAKVLDRSGIEAIVLDGTDPRAVERAVLEDDYEGTRIGPNHD; translated from the coding sequence ATGAAAACAGTCGTCTCTATCGGCGGGAGCGTGCTCGTACCGGATCTGGACGCCGGGCGAGTCGAGGCGTACGCCGACGTCATCGGATCGCTGGCGGCAGCGGGCCACGACCTCGGCGTCGTCGTCGGCGGCGGCCCGACCGCACGGGAGTACATCGGCGCGGCCCGGTCACTGGGTGCCAACGAGGGTGAGCTCGACCAGCTCGGGATCGACACGACGCGGCTGAACGCCCGTCTCCTGCTGGCGGCGCTGGACGAGGACCTGGCATCGCCGACAGTGCCGACCGACTACGAGGAGGCGGCCGAGTCGCTCCATCGGGACCGCGTTGTCGTGATGGGCGGGGTCGTCCCGGCGCAGACGACCGACGCCGTCTCGGCGGCGCTGGCCGAATACGTCGACGCCGACCGGCTCGTGTTCGCGACGTCGGTCCCCGGCGTCTTCGACGCCGACCCCAACGAGGATCCCGACGCCGAGCGCTACGAGGAGATGACGGCGAGCGAACTCGTCAAACTGGTCGCCCGCGGCGAGTCGCTCGGCTCGGCCGGGTCGAACGCCCCGATCGACCTGCTGGCCGCGAAAGTTCTGGATCGATCGGGGATCGAAGCGATCGTCCTGGACGGGACCGACCCCCGGGCCGTCGAACGGGCCGTGCTCGAAGACGACTACGAGGGGACTCGCATCGGGCCGAACCATGACTGA
- the lysS gene encoding lysine--tRNA ligase — MTELDPYEVGRSSDRAFWADAVADAIEARDPDEPIVIKGGVSPSGVPHLGHVNEIMRGYFVAAVLRERGHEVRQVFTSDDRDRLRKLPRRLADLDGNVVGLGEVDAGALGRNLGKPYTDIPDPFGCCDSYGAHFTEILRQDAERLDVPIEFVSNTDRYESGEFDDAIEHVLANQDRAREVLGQYQAKVDEDYVPFQAQCSECGHLTEEITDVDLEAGEIEYVCADVEAGEETIEGCGHEGTASLREGKLPWRFEWPAQWDVLGVDFEPFGKDHAEGSWPSGVDIARNVFDIEPPVPMVYEWFTLDGEALSSSSGNIVTVEEVLELLEPEVLRYFFLKDPTTARDFSIEDLDQLVDEFDRFERLYFGEIETGDDRAGELATQEGELAARAYPMLVGEVQPERIRIPYTFAAVLGMTDDADLREEIARREGHIPEDAPEWAVENALARVERAREWARRTDNEFNYELKRESIPSVEFDAATTSALEDVADVVEEGGNGEEVQAEIYEAADRHGVAVADLFAAGYRLFFDLEEGPKLGPFLAKLDRAFVVDRLRQER, encoded by the coding sequence ATGACTGAACTCGACCCCTACGAGGTCGGCCGGTCCAGCGACCGTGCCTTCTGGGCCGACGCCGTCGCCGACGCCATCGAGGCGCGCGACCCCGACGAGCCGATCGTCATCAAGGGCGGGGTCTCCCCCTCGGGCGTGCCGCATCTGGGTCACGTCAACGAGATCATGCGCGGGTACTTCGTCGCGGCAGTCCTGCGCGAGCGCGGTCACGAGGTCCGGCAGGTGTTCACCAGCGACGACCGGGACCGGTTGCGCAAACTCCCGCGACGACTCGCGGATCTGGACGGCAACGTCGTCGGCCTGGGCGAGGTCGACGCCGGCGCGCTCGGGCGGAACCTCGGCAAGCCCTACACCGACATCCCCGATCCGTTCGGCTGCTGTGACTCGTACGGCGCGCACTTCACGGAGATCCTCCGGCAGGACGCCGAACGGCTGGACGTCCCGATCGAGTTCGTCTCGAACACGGACCGCTACGAGTCGGGCGAGTTCGACGACGCAATCGAACACGTGCTCGCGAACCAGGACCGCGCGCGCGAGGTCCTCGGCCAGTATCAGGCGAAGGTCGACGAGGACTACGTCCCCTTCCAGGCCCAGTGTTCGGAATGTGGCCACCTCACGGAAGAGATCACGGACGTCGACCTCGAGGCCGGCGAGATCGAGTACGTCTGTGCGGACGTCGAGGCCGGCGAGGAGACGATCGAGGGCTGTGGCCACGAGGGGACGGCCTCGCTTCGGGAGGGCAAACTCCCCTGGCGCTTCGAATGGCCCGCCCAGTGGGACGTCCTCGGCGTCGACTTCGAGCCGTTCGGCAAGGACCACGCCGAAGGGTCCTGGCCGTCGGGCGTCGACATCGCTCGAAACGTCTTCGATATCGAGCCACCGGTGCCGATGGTCTACGAGTGGTTCACCCTCGACGGCGAGGCGCTCTCCTCGTCGTCGGGCAACATCGTCACCGTCGAGGAGGTCCTGGAGTTGCTCGAACCGGAGGTGCTCCGGTATTTCTTCCTCAAAGACCCGACGACGGCGCGGGACTTCTCGATCGAGGACCTCGATCAGCTGGTCGACGAGTTCGACCGCTTCGAACGGCTCTACTTCGGGGAGATCGAGACGGGGGACGACCGCGCCGGCGAGCTTGCGACACAGGAGGGTGAACTCGCAGCGCGCGCGTATCCGATGCTCGTCGGAGAAGTCCAGCCCGAACGGATACGGATCCCGTATACGTTCGCCGCCGTGCTCGGGATGACAGACGACGCCGACCTCCGCGAGGAGATCGCCCGCCGGGAGGGACATATTCCCGAGGACGCCCCCGAGTGGGCGGTCGAGAACGCGCTCGCGCGCGTCGAACGCGCCCGAGAGTGGGCCCGCCGGACGGACAACGAGTTCAACTACGAGCTCAAACGCGAGTCGATCCCGTCCGTCGAGTTCGACGCGGCGACGACGTCCGCTCTCGAGGACGTGGCCGACGTCGTCGAGGAAGGCGGGAACGGCGAGGAGGTTCAGGCCGAGATCTACGAGGCCGCCGACCGCCACGGCGTCGCGGTCGCGGACCTGTTCGCCGCCGGCTACCGGCTGTTTTTCGACCTCGAGGAAGGCCCCAAACTCGGGCCGTTCCTGGCGAAACTCGATCGCGCCTTCGTCGTCGATCGGCTGCGGCAGGAACGCTAG
- a CDS encoding Mrp/NBP35 family ATP-binding protein, whose amino-acid sequence MDEQEIRDRLTTVEDPDLGDDLVSLGLVNDITIDDDTVSIDLALGAPYSPTETAIAESVREALADLDADVDLSASIDRGLEPHEQVLPNVTNIIAVASGKGGVGKSTIAVNLAAGLAELGADVGLFDADVYGPNVPRMLGSDERPEATPDEQIIPPEKHGLKLMSIDLLMGEDAPVIWRGPMVDKVLQQLWEDVQWGELDYMVVDLPPGTGDTQLTLLQTVPVAGAVIVTTPQEVALDDARKGLEMFGKHETPVLGIVENMSTFKCPDCGSEHAIFGEGGGEAFAEEMSMPFLGQIPLDPAIREQGDGGEPIVFEDGETADAFRSFVEKTANNQGFLNRRRATEQ is encoded by the coding sequence ATGGACGAACAGGAGATCCGCGACCGGCTCACGACCGTCGAAGACCCGGATCTGGGCGACGACCTCGTCTCGCTTGGACTCGTCAACGACATCACGATCGACGACGACACTGTCTCGATCGATCTCGCCCTCGGGGCCCCCTACTCCCCGACGGAGACGGCGATCGCCGAGAGCGTTCGGGAGGCGCTCGCCGACCTCGACGCCGACGTCGACCTCTCGGCGTCGATCGATCGCGGACTCGAACCCCACGAGCAGGTCCTGCCGAACGTCACGAACATCATCGCGGTCGCCTCCGGAAAGGGCGGCGTCGGCAAGAGCACGATCGCGGTCAACCTCGCGGCCGGCCTCGCCGAACTCGGGGCCGACGTCGGGCTGTTCGACGCCGACGTCTACGGTCCGAACGTTCCCCGGATGCTCGGATCGGACGAACGGCCCGAGGCGACACCGGACGAGCAGATCATCCCGCCCGAAAAACACGGGCTGAAGCTGATGAGCATCGACCTGCTGATGGGCGAGGACGCGCCCGTCATCTGGCGCGGTCCGATGGTCGACAAGGTACTCCAGCAACTGTGGGAGGACGTCCAGTGGGGCGAGCTGGATTACATGGTTGTCGACCTTCCCCCGGGGACCGGCGACACCCAGCTGACGCTGCTCCAGACCGTCCCCGTCGCCGGTGCTGTCATCGTCACCACGCCACAGGAAGTCGCGCTCGACGACGCTCGCAAGGGCCTCGAGATGTTCGGCAAACACGAGACGCCCGTGCTGGGCATCGTCGAGAACATGAGTACGTTCAAGTGCCCTGACTGTGGCTCCGAGCACGCAATCTTCGGCGAGGGCGGCGGCGAGGCGTTCGCAGAGGAGATGTCGATGCCGTTCCTCGGGCAGATCCCGCTCGATCCGGCGATCCGCGAACAGGGCGACGGCGGCGAACCGATCGTCTTCGAAGACGGCGAGACCGCCGACGCGTTCCGTTCGTTCGTCGAGAAGACCGCGAACAACCAGGGCTTTCTCAACCGGCGACGCGCAACCGAGCAGTGA
- the moaA gene encoding GTP 3',8-cyclase MoaA, with product MLVDGFGRELTEIRVSLTDRCNFDCVYCHNEGLGDTRGPMAPRDEEMTTDEVVRVLSVAADLDVQAVKLTGGEPMLREDLEEIVRRAPEGMEVSLTTNGSFLPDRAEGLVEAGLERVNVSQDAVDPEAFAEITQSGAYDRVIEGVDAALEAGLDPVKLNMVVFEGTAEYIPEMVDRVAEREGLRLQLIEYMPEIAGHPEWAIDIERVHEWLAERADRVETRDMHDRKRYFVAGDEGEGMVEVVDPVENEMFCDNCHRVRVTHDGSLKGCLNRPRVHPMGELTEAEIRAAFHEVVADRVPYYGEFMIEEDGEWVRNDEYVGEQLVVEGPSLTADDD from the coding sequence ATGCTCGTCGACGGGTTCGGCCGCGAACTGACGGAGATCCGGGTGTCGCTGACAGACCGGTGTAACTTCGATTGCGTGTACTGCCACAACGAGGGGCTGGGCGACACTCGCGGCCCCATGGCCCCGCGTGACGAGGAGATGACCACCGACGAGGTCGTCCGGGTGCTGTCGGTCGCCGCCGATCTGGACGTTCAGGCCGTCAAGCTCACCGGCGGGGAACCGATGCTGCGAGAGGACCTCGAGGAGATCGTCCGGCGCGCGCCCGAGGGCATGGAAGTCTCGCTGACGACGAACGGCTCGTTTCTCCCCGACCGCGCGGAGGGACTCGTCGAGGCGGGGCTCGAACGGGTCAACGTCTCACAGGACGCGGTCGATCCCGAGGCCTTCGCCGAGATCACCCAGAGCGGTGCCTACGATCGAGTGATCGAGGGCGTCGACGCCGCGCTGGAGGCGGGTCTCGACCCGGTCAAGCTGAACATGGTCGTCTTCGAGGGGACCGCCGAGTACATCCCCGAGATGGTCGATCGGGTCGCCGAACGGGAGGGGCTGCGGCTGCAACTCATCGAGTACATGCCCGAGATCGCCGGCCACCCCGAGTGGGCGATCGACATCGAGCGCGTCCACGAGTGGCTCGCCGAACGGGCGGACCGGGTCGAGACCCGTGACATGCACGACCGCAAGCGGTACTTCGTCGCCGGCGACGAGGGGGAAGGGATGGTCGAGGTCGTCGACCCGGTCGAGAACGAGATGTTCTGTGATAACTGCCATCGCGTGCGCGTGACCCACGACGGCTCGCTGAAGGGGTGCCTCAATCGCCCGCGCGTCCACCCGATGGGCGAGTTGACCGAAGCCGAGATCAGGGCGGCGTTTCACGAGGTCGTCGCCGACCGCGTCCCCTACTACGGGGAGTTCATGATCGAGGAAGACGGCGAGTGGGTGCGAAACGACGAGTACGTCGGCGAACAGCTGGTCGTCGAAGGGCCCTCGCTCACGGCGGACGACGACTGA
- a CDS encoding helix-turn-helix domain-containing protein, whose amino-acid sequence MSGSRTSTEGRRDAAVSESRRALTVELAVEFDADASGCPIAVDCDASAPVEHHVIDDTCHVSCPSSEDGTAVRHRQVHVDGECVCRIVASHGCCPSLQAAADGGLIVRTNPADRATLRAMIEELRGVADVVRIRSLVVDDGETATRSEVVSLQALTEIERETVERAILEGYYDRPRTASFDDLATDLGITSSALSKRLASAESKIMRSLFEDNDE is encoded by the coding sequence ATGAGTGGTAGCCGGACGTCCACGGAGGGTCGCCGCGACGCGGCCGTCAGCGAGTCGCGGCGAGCACTGACCGTCGAGCTGGCAGTCGAGTTCGACGCCGACGCCAGCGGCTGTCCGATCGCCGTCGACTGCGACGCGTCAGCACCCGTCGAGCACCACGTGATCGACGACACGTGTCACGTCTCCTGTCCGAGTTCCGAAGACGGAACCGCCGTCCGGCACAGACAGGTTCACGTCGACGGCGAATGTGTCTGCCGGATCGTCGCCAGTCACGGCTGTTGCCCGTCGCTACAGGCGGCCGCTGACGGCGGACTGATCGTCCGGACGAACCCCGCCGACCGGGCGACGCTCCGGGCGATGATCGAAGAACTCCGCGGAGTCGCCGACGTCGTCCGGATCCGGAGTCTGGTGGTCGACGACGGCGAGACGGCCACCCGATCGGAGGTCGTGAGCCTGCAGGCCCTGACCGAGATCGAGCGCGAGACGGTCGAACGAGCGATCCTTGAGGGATATTACGATCGGCCCCGAACCGCCAGTTTCGACGATCTGGCGACCGATCTGGGTATCACTTCATCCGCCCTCTCGAAGCGCCTCGCCTCGGCGGAATCAAAGATTATGCGTAGTTTATTCGAAGATAATGATGAATAG
- a CDS encoding 4Fe-4S ferredoxin N-terminal domain-containing protein, with protein sequence MASVLDDEDWQRTVENILEDGPHSTELGKMMGRDAVRVSIGEMSEQAFHEKYHDAVLEEFGVDERPTGSEGSDE encoded by the coding sequence ATGGCGAGTGTGCTAGACGACGAGGACTGGCAACGGACAGTCGAGAACATCCTCGAGGACGGCCCGCACAGCACGGAACTGGGGAAGATGATGGGCCGGGACGCCGTTCGAGTCAGCATCGGAGAGATGTCCGAACAGGCGTTCCACGAGAAGTATCACGACGCCGTCCTCGAGGAGTTCGGCGTCGACGAACGACCCACTGGGTCGGAGGGGTCCGATGAGTGA
- a CDS encoding molybdopterin-dependent oxidoreductase: MSEQDGVSRRSVLLGAGAAAGALGLGGSRLTSLSVDPAAASVEQFLDRNDVLHGYCSPNCRGKCQMDVYVRDGQIRKVEPKVPDNPDYKRSCTLGLSHMQRAYNPTRLKYPMKRTDWSPGDPNPTGRGPDAEFERIEWDEALDYVADEMLRVREEYSPESVYFELGSGTDGIGATVYNRLAGAFGGTMKAWSIDINVGLGFRRVTGAGYFNTPTNQATDIENANTIVIWGGNIFESRFQMDASKVLDAKQNGAKIVVVDPVYNTTTAKADVWLPIEPGKDGHLAMAMIYTVFEEDYLDEQFLRERTLGPALVREDGSLLKTADVFDDGDDETPVALDEASGEPVALEPETYGEYALFGEYEVDGETVTTGLTEIREAAADYAPEEMAEYVGVDAENIRQTVRWLGTRGPGGILTGLGVDRYVYGHIFGQAYAILLALLGQYGMSGCVTGGLTQGGGFTSDYGAVEGAPGSRSLQQKGILSAMAGDDEKPIKAMYAMASNFTANQMPDRQAWLDALENVDMVAVADMQHTPNVQHADVVLPASHWFEREDVTGSWTQPHVRYREPAHEPLWESKSDHWMLVRLAERLGYGEHFDRDRETTLQKVLDAEDRFTLEDLREKGTFFDDSAPEIIWQGEFNTPSGRLELYDEDAPSEDGTSLEVPVPMESRTSPDYELADEYPLTFLQKHSRWRIHSQFGRMPYLRQIETEPVVDIHPSDAEERDIEDGEYVRIYNDRGELVVKARYNEGYRPGMVNVNQGWWGEDYIRGHHNDLTHTDVSDAIENFAFYDTRVEVEPAPDDIDTSQYTDPDRAPWLGGSNGGGDN; this comes from the coding sequence ATGAGTGAGCAAGACGGCGTCAGCCGGCGGTCGGTCCTTCTAGGGGCCGGTGCTGCCGCGGGTGCGCTGGGACTGGGCGGCAGTCGTCTCACCTCGCTGTCAGTCGATCCGGCCGCAGCGAGCGTCGAACAGTTCCTCGATCGCAACGACGTGTTGCACGGCTACTGTTCGCCGAACTGCCGGGGCAAGTGCCAGATGGACGTGTACGTCCGCGACGGCCAGATCCGAAAGGTCGAGCCCAAAGTCCCGGACAACCCGGACTACAAGCGCTCGTGCACGCTCGGGCTCAGTCACATGCAGCGAGCATACAACCCGACGCGATTGAAGTACCCGATGAAGCGGACAGACTGGTCGCCCGGCGATCCCAACCCGACCGGTCGAGGCCCGGACGCGGAGTTCGAGCGCATCGAGTGGGACGAGGCGCTGGATTACGTCGCCGACGAGATGCTTCGCGTGCGTGAAGAGTACTCACCCGAAAGCGTCTACTTCGAACTCGGGTCGGGGACCGACGGCATCGGCGCGACGGTCTACAACCGTCTGGCCGGAGCGTTCGGCGGAACGATGAAGGCGTGGTCGATCGACATCAACGTCGGACTGGGTTTCCGCCGGGTCACCGGCGCGGGGTATTTCAACACGCCGACGAACCAGGCGACCGACATCGAGAACGCCAACACCATCGTCATCTGGGGCGGCAACATCTTCGAGAGTCGCTTCCAGATGGACGCGTCGAAAGTGCTCGACGCCAAGCAGAACGGCGCGAAGATCGTCGTCGTCGATCCGGTCTACAACACGACGACCGCCAAGGCCGACGTGTGGCTCCCGATCGAACCCGGCAAAGACGGGCACCTCGCGATGGCGATGATCTACACGGTCTTCGAGGAGGACTACCTCGACGAGCAGTTCCTCCGGGAACGGACGCTCGGACCGGCACTGGTCCGGGAAGACGGATCGCTACTGAAGACGGCAGACGTCTTCGACGACGGTGACGACGAGACGCCGGTCGCCCTCGACGAGGCATCGGGCGAACCGGTCGCCCTCGAACCCGAGACGTACGGCGAGTACGCCCTCTTCGGCGAGTACGAGGTCGACGGCGAGACGGTGACGACGGGGCTGACGGAGATCCGGGAGGCCGCCGCCGACTACGCCCCCGAGGAGATGGCCGAGTACGTCGGCGTCGACGCCGAGAACATCCGCCAGACCGTTCGCTGGCTCGGCACGCGCGGTCCGGGCGGCATCCTGACCGGGCTGGGTGTCGACCGCTACGTCTACGGACACATCTTCGGTCAGGCGTACGCTATCCTGCTCGCCCTGCTCGGCCAGTACGGGATGAGCGGCTGCGTGACCGGCGGACTCACCCAGGGCGGGGGGTTCACGAGCGATTACGGTGCCGTCGAGGGCGCACCGGGCTCCCGGAGCCTGCAGCAGAAGGGGATCCTCTCGGCGATGGCGGGCGACGACGAGAAGCCGATCAAGGCGATGTACGCGATGGCGTCGAACTTCACCGCCAACCAGATGCCCGACCGCCAGGCGTGGCTCGACGCCCTCGAGAACGTCGACATGGTCGCCGTGGCGGACATGCAACACACGCCCAACGTCCAGCACGCCGACGTCGTCCTGCCGGCCTCTCACTGGTTCGAGCGCGAGGACGTCACCGGCTCGTGGACCCAGCCACACGTCCGCTACAGAGAGCCGGCCCACGAGCCGCTGTGGGAGTCCAAAAGTGACCACTGGATGCTCGTCCGACTGGCCGAACGGCTGGGCTACGGCGAACACTTCGACCGTGACCGAGAGACGACCCTGCAGAAAGTGCTGGACGCCGAGGACCGCTTCACGCTGGAGGATCTCCGCGAGAAGGGGACCTTCTTCGACGACAGCGCGCCCGAGATCATCTGGCAGGGCGAGTTCAACACCCCGAGCGGCCGCCTCGAGCTCTACGACGAGGACGCGCCCAGCGAGGACGGGACGTCTCTCGAGGTTCCGGTCCCCATGGAGAGCCGAACGAGTCCCGACTACGAACTCGCCGACGAGTACCCGCTCACTTTCCTGCAGAAACACAGCCGGTGGCGGATCCACTCGCAGTTCGGTCGGATGCCGTACCTGCGACAGATCGAGACCGAGCCGGTCGTCGACATCCACCCCAGCGACGCCGAAGAACGGGACATCGAGGACGGCGAGTACGTCCGGATCTACAACGATCGCGGTGAACTCGTCGTCAAGGCCCGATACAACGAGGGCTACCGGCCCGGGATGGTCAACGTCAACCAGGGCTGGTGGGGCGAGGACTACATCCGGGGCCACCACAACGACCTCACGCACACGGACGTCAGCGACGCGATCGAGAACTTCGCGTTCTACGACACCCGCGTCGAGGTCGAACCGGCACCGGACGACATCGACACCAGCCAGTACACGGACCCGGATCGGGCCCCCTGGCTCGGCGGATCGAACGGCGGAGGTGATAACTGA
- the dsrO gene encoding sulfate reduction electron transfer complex DsrMKJOP subunit DsrO, whose protein sequence is MTQYGMVIDQERCIGCQACSTACIEENNVGLGQVWNRVLTEGGDSIETPSGSYPIDGSDGTASLSMDFQPTACQHCENAPCVKVCPVNATYTREDGIVEIDYEKCIGCRYCMAACPYNARVFNYDEPEHVPAEGTGNVPKRSQGVVEKCTFCSHRVEEDLDPACVNACPADARIFGDLDDPDSTVSKYVDKYETHQLLEDLETSPSTYYVRGEMTPGRQRVGTELEGTARKDVSLPDGGERQ, encoded by the coding sequence ATGACACAGTACGGAATGGTAATCGACCAGGAGCGGTGTATCGGCTGTCAGGCGTGTTCGACAGCCTGTATCGAGGAGAACAACGTCGGACTCGGTCAGGTCTGGAACCGGGTCCTGACCGAGGGAGGCGACAGCATCGAGACGCCCTCGGGAAGCTACCCGATCGACGGGAGCGACGGCACCGCGAGCCTGTCGATGGACTTCCAGCCGACCGCGTGCCAGCACTGTGAGAACGCTCCCTGCGTGAAGGTCTGTCCGGTGAACGCGACCTACACGCGGGAGGACGGCATCGTGGAGATCGACTACGAGAAGTGTATCGGATGTCGCTACTGCATGGCGGCCTGCCCCTACAACGCCCGCGTGTTCAACTACGACGAGCCCGAGCACGTTCCCGCGGAGGGGACGGGGAACGTCCCGAAGCGATCGCAGGGCGTCGTCGAGAAGTGCACGTTCTGCAGCCACCGCGTGGAGGAAGATCTCGATCCCGCCTGCGTCAACGCCTGTCCGGCCGACGCGCGGATCTTCGGCGACCTCGACGATCCGGACAGTACAGTCTCGAAGTACGTCGACAAATACGAGACCCACCAGCTACTCGAAGATCTCGAGACGTCTCCGAGCACGTACTACGTCCGCGGTGAGATGACGCCCGGCCGCCAGCGAGTCGGGACGGAACTGGAGGGGACAGCGCGCAAGGACGTGTCGCTGCCTGACGGCGGTGAGCGACAATGA
- the nrfD gene encoding NrfD/PsrC family molybdoenzyme membrane anchor subunit, protein MSDVATDGRFGTPGTVWIAALAVLIVAGLGAWIYQLSEGLTMTGMDNVFSWGLYIMLFVYFVGLSAGALVVSSVPRFFHSDRYDSIAVLGGLLSFACIVVAGLMIVPDLGRPSRITGFLTSPDFRSPMVWEFLVVIAYGLFSAGYVWLLTRRDLAARGSRLAFGTTDTEAGRERDRRLSLWAAAVAIPLALGLAAIDGWIFALQIGRGSWFNPLVAPMFVMKGLVSGLALLIVTGVLADRYTRFELSDRQVPELGKALGVFIAIHIVFLLGAERLPHAWAANFEFWTITSSFLVGDSLYFWLWTVVGGVLPLALLVAPSLHERTWAVVAASVLAIVGTVFEGVNLIFTGYTDLNIDAAPGVAVGRDYTGFGSDIWATAGTYTPTVVELVVSVGIVALGILIVTLGLRYLPVGPGRTAGFGSSGGKPDTAVADGGDEPMGRDK, encoded by the coding sequence ATGAGTGATGTCGCTACAGACGGCAGGTTCGGCACGCCGGGCACGGTCTGGATCGCCGCGCTGGCCGTCCTCATCGTCGCTGGGCTGGGCGCGTGGATCTACCAGCTCAGCGAAGGGCTGACCATGACAGGGATGGACAACGTCTTCTCCTGGGGGCTGTACATCATGCTGTTCGTCTACTTCGTCGGCCTCTCTGCGGGCGCACTGGTCGTCTCGAGCGTCCCGAGGTTCTTCCACTCGGACCGATACGACTCGATCGCCGTCCTCGGCGGGTTGCTCAGCTTCGCGTGTATCGTGGTGGCGGGCCTGATGATCGTTCCTGACCTCGGCCGGCCGAGCCGGATCACGGGATTTCTCACGTCACCGGACTTCCGATCGCCGATGGTCTGGGAGTTCCTCGTCGTCATCGCGTACGGGCTGTTCAGTGCCGGTTACGTCTGGCTACTGACTCGCCGGGATCTGGCCGCTCGTGGGTCTCGGCTGGCGTTCGGGACTACGGACACCGAAGCCGGTCGGGAACGCGACAGGCGACTGTCGCTCTGGGCGGCGGCAGTAGCGATCCCGCTCGCGCTCGGGCTTGCGGCCATCGACGGCTGGATCTTCGCGTTACAGATCGGTCGGGGTAGCTGGTTCAATCCCCTCGTCGCGCCCATGTTCGTGATGAAAGGGCTGGTCTCGGGACTGGCGCTGCTTATCGTGACAGGTGTCCTGGCCGACAGATACACTCGGTTCGAGCTCTCGGATCGACAGGTGCCCGAACTCGGGAAGGCGCTGGGCGTGTTTATCGCCATTCACATCGTCTTCCTGCTGGGTGCCGAACGGCTTCCCCACGCATGGGCAGCGAACTTCGAGTTCTGGACGATTACGAGTTCGTTCCTCGTTGGCGACTCGCTGTACTTCTGGCTGTGGACCGTCGTCGGCGGGGTACTCCCGCTCGCTCTGCTCGTTGCTCCGTCCTTGCACGAGCGGACGTGGGCCGTCGTGGCCGCGAGCGTCCTCGCGATCGTCGGTACCGTCTTCGAGGGCGTGAACCTCATCTTCACTGGCTACACCGATTTGAACATCGACGCTGCTCCGGGCGTGGCTGTCGGGCGTGACTACACCGGATTCGGATCGGACATCTGGGCGACCGCCGGAACGTACACGCCGACAGTGGTCGAACTGGTCGTCTCGGTCGGAATCGTCGCGCTGGGTATACTGATCGTGACGCTGGGGCTCAGATACCTCCCTGTTGGCCCTGGCAGAACTGCCGGGTTCGGATCGTCGGGCGGGAAACCCGACACGGCAGTCGCCGACGGTGGCGACGAACCGATGGGGCGTGACAAATGA
- a CDS encoding TorD/DmsD family molecular chaperone — translation MSDAANRSRRHVRAQGYAVLARCWRQPDNDLIEAVNDGELDRVVPDIEPVSLSDLRTEHTRLFVGPKGPPCPPYESVYRDGDGEGSSNVLGPSTGAVVEWYRAYDLGLDPDWPDLPDHVATELEFAAHLLATEGGVTLEQFLEAHPRQWFDRFLGAVRAETREPFYAELADATERVVLE, via the coding sequence ATGAGCGACGCCGCGAATCGGAGTCGCCGGCACGTGCGTGCGCAGGGATACGCCGTGCTGGCGCGGTGCTGGCGACAGCCGGACAACGACCTGATCGAAGCTGTCAACGATGGAGAACTCGACCGCGTCGTCCCCGACATCGAGCCAGTCTCGCTTTCGGACCTGCGGACCGAGCACACCCGCCTGTTCGTCGGCCCGAAGGGGCCGCCCTGCCCGCCCTACGAGAGCGTCTACCGGGACGGCGATGGCGAGGGTTCGAGTAACGTGCTCGGACCCTCGACCGGCGCGGTCGTCGAGTGGTACCGGGCGTACGATCTGGGACTCGATCCGGACTGGCCGGACCTGCCCGATCACGTCGCGACGGAACTGGAGTTCGCCGCGCATCTGCTCGCTACCGAGGGGGGTGTGACGCTCGAACAGTTCCTCGAGGCGCATCCCCGACAGTGGTTCGATAGGTTCCTCGGAGCGGTTCGAGCGGAGACGCGCGAGCCGTTCTACGCGGAACTGGCCGACGCGACCGAGCGAGTGGTACTCGAGTAG